A portion of the Calothrix sp. 336/3 genome contains these proteins:
- the mtnB gene encoding methylthioribulose 1-phosphate dehydratase, producing the protein MNNQVSADERIELITAARLFYQRGWMVGTAGNLSLRLEDGSFWITASGKAKGELTTRDFVRVYADSTVEAFDSDLKPSAETSIHQTIYTLFPQARACYHVHSIEANLVSMFAQEDILHLPPLEMLKGLGVWEENPQCHMAVFNNYLDVPKIASEIEARFRNHLPQIPALLIRNHGVTVWASSPAVALNYIELVEYVFRYMVAAHQVK; encoded by the coding sequence ATGAACAATCAAGTTAGCGCAGATGAACGTATTGAATTAATTACCGCAGCCCGTCTATTTTACCAAAGAGGTTGGATGGTGGGGACTGCGGGCAATCTCTCCCTGCGTCTAGAGGATGGGAGTTTTTGGATTACAGCCAGTGGTAAAGCCAAGGGAGAATTAACCACCCGTGATTTTGTGCGCGTGTATGCAGATAGTACAGTAGAAGCATTTGATTCTGACTTAAAACCATCTGCTGAAACTAGCATTCACCAAACTATTTACACCCTTTTTCCTCAAGCGAGGGCTTGTTACCATGTCCATTCCATAGAAGCAAATTTGGTTTCTATGTTTGCTCAGGAAGATATTTTACACCTACCACCCCTAGAAATGCTTAAAGGCTTGGGAGTATGGGAAGAAAATCCCCAGTGTCACATGGCTGTATTTAATAATTATTTAGATGTACCAAAAATCGCCTCAGAAATAGAAGCACGTTTTCGCAACCATCTGCCACAAATACCAGCTTTGTTAATTCGCAACCATGGTGTGACAGTATGGGCATCTTCCCCAGCAGTTGCACTTAATTATATTGAATTGGTGGAATATGTCTTCCGCTATATGGTAGCAGCACATCAGGTGAAATAA
- a CDS encoding HAD-IB family phosphatase yields MKRIVFCDFDGTITAEETFVAVLKKFAPEVSAQLMPQIYARNLTLRSGVRTILESIPASHYGEILAFSATKAIRPGFVEFLDFLRARDVPLVIVSGGLRGIVETILGDLVEQVQAIYAVDADTSGEYLQIYSEFEADTELVAKVKVIEKYNADENIAIGDSITDLNMALHTPVVFAREPLSKYLTAYEKSYIAWDDFFQVRDRLLDLWQ; encoded by the coding sequence ATGAAGCGGATTGTTTTTTGCGATTTTGATGGTACTATTACTGCCGAGGAGACTTTTGTTGCTGTTTTAAAGAAGTTTGCTCCGGAAGTTTCTGCCCAGCTAATGCCCCAAATTTATGCTAGAAATCTAACTTTGAGGTCAGGAGTCAGAACAATTCTGGAGTCTATTCCAGCATCCCATTATGGGGAAATTTTAGCATTTAGCGCTACCAAAGCGATTCGCCCTGGCTTTGTTGAGTTCCTAGATTTTCTCAGGGCAAGAGATGTACCCTTAGTTATCGTTTCTGGGGGATTAAGGGGAATCGTAGAAACAATTTTAGGTGATTTGGTAGAGCAAGTACAGGCAATTTATGCCGTAGATGCAGATACTAGTGGTGAATATTTGCAAATATATTCTGAGTTTGAAGCAGATACGGAACTAGTCGCTAAAGTGAAAGTGATAGAAAAGTATAATGCTGATGAAAATATCGCCATTGGGGATTCGATTACCGACTTAAATATGGCACTACATACCCCTGTGGTGTTTGCGAGGGAACCTCTCAGTAAGTATTTAACAGCATATGAAAAATCATACATTGCCTGGGACGACTTTTTTCAAGTGCGCGATCGCCTATTAGATTTATGGCAATGA
- a CDS encoding NAD(P)H-quinone oxidoreductase subunit 4, which yields MMADQFPWLTAIILLPLVASFAIPFLPDKDGKQIRWFALGVGIADFILMCYAFWKHYDPSSATFQLVEKYAWVPQLGLSWAVSVDGISAPLVLLAGLVTTLSILAAWQVDRKPRLFYFLMLVLYAAQIGVFVAQDMLLLFIMWELELVPVYLLVSIWGGQRRRYAATKFLIYTAAASIFILIAGLALAFSGGNVTFDIVELGLKDYPLGLELLVYAGLLIAFGVKLAIFPMHTWLPDAHGEASAPVSMILAGVLLKMGGYGLIRLNMEMLSDAHIYFAPILACLGVVNIVYGGLNSFAQKNMKRRLAYSSVSHMGFVLLGIASFTDLGVSGAMLQMISHGLIAAVLFFLAGVTYDRTHTLVMDDMGNIGQAMPKVFALFTMGSMASLALPGMSGFVGELEVFVGLTTSDIYSSTFSTVMIFLAAVGLILTPIYLLSMLRQVFYNPGNAPTCNLNDAGLQDGIDEAVCFGTNCVLPGNAKFNDANPREVFIAACFLVLIIGIGVYPKLATNIYDVKTVAVNTQVRQSYTQIAETNPGIYASSFLTPRVAESEVAPVLGVLK from the coding sequence ATGATGGCGGATCAATTTCCTTGGCTGACCGCGATTATCCTGCTACCACTCGTTGCTTCCTTTGCCATTCCCTTCTTGCCAGATAAAGACGGCAAGCAGATAAGATGGTTTGCTCTGGGCGTAGGTATCGCGGATTTTATTCTGATGTGCTATGCCTTTTGGAAGCATTACGACCCTAGCAGCGCGACTTTTCAACTTGTTGAGAAGTATGCCTGGGTTCCCCAGTTAGGACTAAGTTGGGCGGTTTCTGTTGATGGTATTTCTGCCCCCCTCGTCCTCCTAGCTGGTTTAGTCACGACATTATCGATATTGGCAGCTTGGCAAGTAGACCGCAAACCGCGTCTGTTTTACTTCTTGATGCTGGTGTTATACGCTGCCCAGATTGGGGTGTTTGTCGCCCAGGATATGCTCCTCCTATTTATTATGTGGGAGTTGGAACTGGTTCCCGTCTACTTGCTAGTCTCAATTTGGGGCGGACAGAGAAGACGCTACGCAGCGACAAAATTCTTGATTTACACCGCAGCAGCTTCGATTTTTATTCTGATAGCTGGTTTAGCTCTGGCATTCTCTGGTGGTAATGTCACCTTTGACATAGTGGAGTTGGGTCTGAAAGATTACCCCCTAGGCTTAGAATTACTAGTTTACGCTGGATTGTTAATTGCCTTCGGTGTGAAGTTGGCGATTTTCCCCATGCATACTTGGCTCCCGGATGCTCACGGTGAAGCATCTGCTCCCGTCTCGATGATTTTGGCGGGTGTCCTCTTGAAAATGGGCGGATACGGCTTAATTCGCCTGAACATGGAAATGCTCTCAGATGCCCATATTTACTTTGCACCTATCCTGGCTTGTTTAGGTGTGGTGAATATTGTCTACGGTGGTTTAAATTCCTTTGCTCAGAAGAATATGAAGCGCCGTTTGGCTTATTCTTCAGTTTCCCACATGGGATTTGTCCTCCTGGGTATTGCTTCCTTCACCGATTTAGGGGTGAGTGGGGCAATGTTGCAAATGATTTCCCACGGTTTAATTGCGGCGGTTCTCTTCTTCCTGGCAGGTGTCACCTACGATCGCACCCACACCCTTGTCATGGATGATATGGGTAATATTGGTCAAGCAATGCCGAAAGTATTTGCTCTGTTCACCATGGGTTCCATGGCATCCCTGGCACTTCCTGGAATGAGCGGTTTTGTGGGCGAGTTGGAAGTGTTTGTGGGCTTGACTACCAGTGATATCTACAGTTCCACCTTCTCTACGGTGATGATTTTCCTGGCTGCGGTGGGGCTAATTCTGACACCGATATATCTGCTCTCCATGTTGCGTCAGGTGTTTTATAACCCAGGAAATGCTCCTACTTGCAATCTCAATGATGCAGGTTTACAGGATGGCATTGATGAGGCGGTGTGTTTTGGTACTAACTGTGTTCTGCCTGGAAATGCCAAATTTAATGATGCGAACCCCCGTGAAGTATTTATTGCCGCTTGCTTCTTGGTGTTGATTATTGGCATCGGTGTTTATCCCAAGTTAGCTACGAATATTTACGACGTGAAGACTGTAGCTGTAAATACACAGGTGCGCCAATCCTACACTCAAATTGCTGAAACTAATCCCGGTATCTACGCGAGTTCTTTCCTAACTCCAAGAGTTGCAGAGTCGGAAGTTGCTCCGGTTTTGGGAGTTCTGAAATAG
- the leuD gene encoding 3-isopropylmalate dehydratase small subunit, whose protein sequence is MNSEVKSVSGRGIPLVGNDIDTDRIIPARFLKCVTFDGLGEHAFADDRAALDGQHPFDQAQYQTAQILVVNRNFGCGSSREHAPQAIYKWGIRAIIGESFAEIFFGNCVAIGVPCITADGTTVKQLQEIIATNPQASVTVNLETMEVQSGDFLASITMGEGARNMFVSGSWDACGQLVAQATQIQATAAKLPYISWAS, encoded by the coding sequence ATGAACAGTGAAGTTAAATCCGTATCCGGACGTGGCATACCCCTGGTAGGCAATGATATTGACACCGATCGCATCATTCCGGCTCGCTTTTTAAAATGTGTCACCTTTGATGGTTTAGGTGAACACGCTTTCGCCGACGATCGCGCAGCTTTAGACGGTCAGCATCCCTTTGACCAAGCTCAGTATCAAACAGCACAAATATTAGTCGTCAATCGTAATTTTGGCTGTGGCTCTTCTCGGGAACACGCCCCCCAAGCTATATATAAATGGGGAATTCGTGCCATAATCGGTGAAAGCTTTGCTGAAATATTCTTCGGTAATTGCGTAGCTATCGGTGTACCTTGTATTACTGCTGATGGCACAACGGTGAAACAACTACAGGAAATAATCGCTACCAATCCCCAAGCCTCGGTAACTGTTAATTTAGAAACCATGGAAGTGCAATCAGGCGACTTCCTTGCCTCTATTACTATGGGTGAGGGAGCAAGAAATATGTTTGTCTCCGGTAGTTGGGACGCTTGCGGGCAGTTGGTAGCACAAGCAACACAGATTCAAGCAACGGCAGCAAAGTTACCCTACATTTCCTGGGCAAGTTGA
- the leuC gene encoding 3-isopropylmalate dehydratase large subunit, protein MSKGTLFDKVWDLHTVGTLPSGQTQLFIGLHLIHEVTSPQAFAMLRERGLKVLYPQRTVATVDHIVPTTNQARPFVDSLAEEMMQSLENNCQDYGITFYDIGSGGQGIVHVIAPEQGLTQPGMTIACGDSHTSTHGAFGAIAFGIGTSQVRDVLASQTLALSKLKVRKIEVNGTLQPGVYAKDVILHIIRTLGVKGGVGYAYEYAGSTFANMTMEERMTVCNMAIEGGARCGYINPDQITYDYLQGRDFAPKAAYWDKAVAWWESIRSDADAEYDDVVVFDAADIPPTVTWGITPGQGIGVNQFIPTAEELPEEDRFIAEEAYQYMDLAPGQPIQGTKVDVCFIGSCTNGRISDLREAAKIAQGRQVAAGVKAFVVPGSERVKQQAEAEGLDKIFVAAGFEWREPGCSMCLAMNPDKLQGRQISASSSNRNFKGRQGSASGRTLLMSPAMVAAAAVKGQVFDVRELF, encoded by the coding sequence ATGAGCAAAGGTACGTTGTTTGATAAAGTTTGGGATTTACATACCGTTGGTACGCTGCCCTCTGGACAAACGCAACTATTTATTGGACTACACCTGATTCATGAAGTCACTAGTCCCCAAGCCTTTGCCATGCTACGGGAAAGGGGTCTAAAGGTACTATATCCCCAACGTACCGTCGCCACAGTAGACCACATTGTCCCCACCACAAACCAAGCGCGTCCCTTTGTGGATAGTTTGGCAGAGGAGATGATGCAATCTCTAGAAAATAACTGCCAAGACTATGGCATCACTTTTTATGATATTGGTTCTGGCGGTCAGGGTATTGTCCATGTGATTGCCCCAGAGCAGGGATTGACACAACCGGGAATGACGATCGCCTGTGGTGATAGTCACACATCTACCCATGGTGCTTTTGGAGCGATCGCCTTTGGGATTGGTACCAGTCAAGTGAGAGATGTCCTTGCTTCCCAAACCCTTGCCCTATCTAAATTAAAAGTCCGCAAAATTGAAGTTAACGGGACTCTCCAACCCGGTGTCTATGCCAAGGATGTGATTCTCCATATCATCCGTACTCTTGGTGTTAAAGGTGGCGTAGGCTATGCCTATGAATACGCAGGCTCTACCTTTGCCAATATGACCATGGAAGAACGCATGACAGTCTGTAACATGGCGATCGAAGGTGGGGCACGTTGCGGCTACATTAACCCTGACCAAATTACCTACGATTACCTCCAAGGCAGAGATTTTGCCCCCAAAGCAGCCTACTGGGACAAAGCTGTCGCCTGGTGGGAGTCCATCCGTAGCGATGCCGATGCTGAATACGATGATGTCGTCGTCTTTGATGCGGCAGATATTCCCCCCACCGTCACCTGGGGTATTACTCCCGGTCAAGGCATCGGCGTCAATCAATTTATACCCACTGCCGAGGAATTACCAGAGGAAGACCGATTCATTGCCGAAGAAGCATACCAATACATGGATTTGGCTCCCGGTCAACCCATCCAGGGTACAAAAGTAGATGTTTGCTTTATTGGTAGCTGTACCAATGGTAGAATCAGCGACTTACGAGAAGCTGCCAAAATTGCCCAAGGACGACAGGTTGCCGCAGGAGTCAAAGCTTTCGTTGTCCCAGGTTCCGAACGAGTCAAGCAACAAGCAGAAGCTGAAGGACTCGATAAAATCTTTGTTGCCGCAGGTTTTGAATGGCGGGAACCTGGTTGTTCCATGTGCTTGGCAATGAATCCCGACAAATTACAAGGACGACAAATCAGCGCTTCCTCCTCCAATCGTAACTTTAAAGGTCGCCAAGGCTCTGCCTCCGGTAGAACCCTGCTCATGAGTCCCGCAATGGTTGCAGCTGCTGCTGTGAAAGGTCAGGTTTTTGATGTGCGTGAATTATTTTAG
- the tpiA gene encoding triose-phosphate isomerase, whose product MRKIVIAGNWKMFKTQAESQDFLTGFLPTLEETPPEREVVLCVPYTDLSILSKSLHGSLVQLGAQNVHWAESGAYTGEISGLMLEEIGVRYVIIGHSERRQFFGETDETVNLRLKAAQKYGLTPILCVGETKQQRDAQETESLIIGQLKQGLVDVDQTNLVIAYEPIWAIGTGDTCEAKEANRVIGVIRSQLTNPDVPIQYGGSVKPNNIDEIMAQPEIDGALVGGASLEAADFARIVNYLQ is encoded by the coding sequence GTGCGGAAAATCGTTATTGCCGGCAATTGGAAAATGTTCAAAACCCAGGCAGAATCCCAAGACTTCTTGACGGGATTCTTGCCTACTTTGGAGGAAACACCCCCAGAAAGAGAGGTTGTACTCTGTGTTCCCTATACAGACTTAAGCATTTTGTCTAAAAGCTTACATGGTAGTCTGGTACAACTAGGAGCGCAAAATGTCCATTGGGCAGAAAGTGGCGCATATACGGGGGAAATTTCGGGATTGATGTTAGAGGAAATCGGTGTGCGTTATGTGATTATTGGTCACAGTGAGCGCCGTCAATTTTTTGGCGAAACCGATGAGACGGTAAATTTACGTTTAAAGGCAGCTCAAAAATATGGTTTAACCCCGATTTTATGCGTGGGGGAAACAAAGCAGCAGCGTGATGCACAAGAGACGGAATCTCTGATTATTGGTCAATTAAAACAGGGTTTGGTGGATGTTGACCAAACTAATTTAGTGATTGCTTATGAACCAATTTGGGCGATCGGTACGGGTGATACTTGCGAAGCGAAGGAAGCAAATCGGGTGATTGGTGTAATTCGCTCTCAACTGACTAATCCGGATGTTCCGATTCAGTACGGTGGTTCTGTGAAACCGAATAATATTGATGAAATCATGGCACAACCAGAAATTGATGGTGCTTTGGTGGGTGGAGCAAGTTTAGAAGCGGCAGATTTTGCCCGAATTGTAAATTATCTGCAATAG